One window of the Zygotorulaspora mrakii chromosome 6, complete sequence genome contains the following:
- a CDS encoding hydantoinase/dihydropyrimidinase family protein yields the protein MIEYDLVIKNGLICTASDIYPADIAIANGKVCCIAKNIDENLANEVIDAEGGIITPGGIDAHVHVDEPMKLLGDVADTMEDATMSAVAGGTTTVIAFASQDTSLKGPKALSESVGKAIALYGKQTLYCDYALHLIIAKLEKDGLAGRDILGEQLETLYADHSVTSLKLFMTYPGLQMSDYNILNTMYNTRKNGFTTMIHAENGDMVKWMIDSLEEQGLTEPYYHGVSRPTIVEGEATNRAVTLARTMDTPILFVHVSSPQAVDVIRKAQTDGLKVYAETCPQYVLLSDMDTKCHGNHDDKFIGAKNICSPPLREEECQKRIWQGMNDGSFTIVSSDHCPYLYSDKGQGKHNAFKNGKNGDFKYIPNGMPGVSTRMPLLFDYGCLRGNLRSMMKFVEINCTNPAKLYGCYPQKGALLPGSSDADLVIWYPNDIKTYKNRPKTITNALLQHACDYTPFEGFEIKNWPRYTIVHGRIVYKEGMIIRDNAKGSYLPRSKSSLCTPDGDWLTEWRPIYAK from the coding sequence ATGATCGAGTACGACCTGGtaataaaaaatggtttAATTTGCACTGCAAGTGATATCTATCCGGCAGACATCGCAATTGCGAACGGGAAAGTATGCTGTattgcaaaaaatatcgatgaaaatttggcTAATGAAGTCATTGATGCCGAAGGAGGTATTATCACACCGGGTGGTATTGATGCGCACGTTCACGTCGACGAGCCAATGAAACTCCTCGGCGATGTCGCGGACACAATGGAAGATGCCACAATGAGCGCAGTTGCTGGTGGGACAACAACTGTAATTGCCTTTGCTTCCCAGGATACATCTTTGAAGGGCCCAAAGGCATTGTCAGAATCTGTGGGAAAAGCCATTGCATTATATGGAAAGCAGACCCTTTACTGCGATTACGCACTTCACTTAATAATTGCAAAATTGGAGAAGGATGGTTTAGCGGGGCGAGATATCTTGGGTGAACAACTTGAAACCCTCTATGCTGACCATAGTGTCACCAgtttgaaacttttcatgACCTACCCAGGGCTGCAAATGTCTGATTATAACATACTGAATACGATGTACAATACGAGAAAAAACGGATTTACCACTATGATTCATGCGGAAAATGGAGATATGGTGAAATGGATGATAGATTCTTTAGAAGAACAGGGATTGACTGAACCATACTACCATGGCGTATCACGTCCAACCATTGTTGAGGGTGAAGCCACAAATAGAGCCGTCACGCTGGCTAGGACAATGGATACCCCGATCCTATTCGTGCATGTTTCTTCACCACAAGCAGTAGATGTGATAAGGAAGGCTCAAACCGATGGTCTCAAAGTATATGCAGAAACCTGTCCCCAATACGTGCTTTTGTCTGATATGGACACCAAATGTCATGGTAACCATGACGATAAATTTATTGGTGCGAAGAACATTTGCTCTCCGCCACTAAGAGAGGAAGAGTGCCAGAAACGGATATGGCAGGGTATGAATGACGGCTCCTTTACTATTGTTAGTTCTGATCATTGTCCTTATTTGTATTCTGATAAGGGCCAGGGTAAGCATaatgcattcaaaaatggGAAAAATGGAGacttcaaatatattcCGAATGGCATGCCCGGTGTATCTACAAGGATGCCACTGCTTTTTGATTATGGATGTCTCAGGGGTAATTTGAGgtcgatgatgaaatttgtaGAAATTAATTGTACAAATCCTGCAAAGCTATACGGCTGCTATCCACAAAAGGGAGCTTTACTTCCAGGTTCAAGTGATGCGGATCTTGTCATTTGGTATCCAAATGACATCAAAACATATAAAAACAGACCCAAGACAATAACCAATGCTTTATTACAGCATGCATGCGATTATACGCCATTCGAGGGCTTTGAGATAAAAAACTGGCCCAGATACACAATTGTGCATGGAAGAATTGTGTACAAGGAAGGAATGATTATACGCGATAATGCCAAGGGATCCTATCTTCCAAGAT
- a CDS encoding uncharacterized protein (ancestral locus Anc_8.777), which translates to MPQIKTNQKRKKDDPNTRDIFGRNSSYIWSCLPTMKGVESVDVYSHDLENGYTPLHVTLKNGHLRKSYTLYKRWKNETEFLSHKFGGHVLNQMDREGLKPLELYNIEFQTHIQRYPRFVGYGKEGSPEIAWQNDTPKSSLNVKNSFMSIPADIESEVALQTRGGSHILTLGSNVNYQLGTGTKDDRQNMFQLGINQLSNHETDSDKISFIKIIMTRYHSIVLTSTNKIFTCGNASRGRLGNGITDTPQLNFTETLDLHDSGVSDVVSSNHHSLVLTNNSDIYSWGWNGYGQLGYPTNNKINDEKLLEKVCGSVPKRIPFFDDKDVLTIACSKVHSCAVTKTGRVYLWGLNLGQMGGPKPTHLSPDTEYEGQNGYIISSPVCINLSHLSIQQIVCTDFATFIRSSNNTLHVYSNYMFRTFKIPLPRAKTFKEIDAFAHFAPREIPSEVVDMKCSNSFGNNICFKYTCGRVGMITMKDESSKIWTKFPNSLPVTICWIPNIQSRKCLDFAVSCKGCLLITTLGGDVFTVTASNFTAEQIYSNKLVSGRPIGVSCDPSFGSFAILKDERFEVPIIYPKDNLIYDLSQYSPLSGISPTASATMRGFSSTLEFKLANYHYNFEINEKVDELAESKRDIFSLLPFTSQHLPKFSGRRNSDLKYDVTIVDPLGKPILECHKLILQNRCSKLKQSLIGHGRFITRDGCLQISLLSGINDGNWILQASSPNISPLDLSKTLKQIVHFLYTDEKPHSLHIPKLLFELMDSSYHLTQLSHSMQRLLYSSVIQEGLEYSGDVILELKDGFVCGHSLLLSSRCLFFQKCLKDQWRHTNNEGLNVIKLDNVESASTFNINCILKYIYGVPYNEILDKIKFDQETEYIQFYLEMLELCDQLDIECFKNYVEGVIVKYMNGETAVPILVNAVNSNSRLLAVNCCWYICTHVGLLFIKDNIDIIEQYFDDTIWELLEGVLKELKYGENKDAGISWYEDASTNWLKYFQANLEMFNERFMDPRFLFIPVFDFKSDTTENLGRRNKKSNRRRSSNYSFNKIQQHSVICGDSNSARKAPITSNTSNNAIPIRKNSWNFSEIASDNEAVIDTEEFIDVVKKSKRRMSSQAPHVVEAQAPVPSSKVVVHKSKETAEEDLPSLLPSTSKSVSPSPVFANGNSTSNAKITGAFKKESQKQRRKQLTDQETKQEPRSTKKTVWGGPSSPSVTNSVASSGRKSLPSLYDDGSTGELTQTKKEKKKMAWSNSTNTEFVSHGNLSGITPYLYKVSMAQSATSTSKPVRNAALPEAPPKPKLSLEERVAAQEFEKWFAEESAKVQTQLKNDKRKARDEMQLMYNAANNLPDSIIGSSEFQTSSKKGRKLNLKFQNKNKDKSLIRTLQ; encoded by the coding sequence ATGCCACAGATAAAGACCAAccagaagagaaaaaaggatGATCCCAATACGAGAGATATTTTTGGTCGCAATTCATCTTACATTTGGAGTTGCCTCCCGACTATGAAGGGTGTAGAATCTGTAGATGTCTATTCGCATGATTTAGAAAATGGTTATACCCCCTTGCATGTGACGTTGAAGAATGGGCATTTGCGGAAGAGCTATACTTTGTATAAGCGCTGGAAAAACGAAACGGAGTTTTTGTCGCATAAATTTGGTGGGCACGTTTTAAATCAGATGGATAGGGAGGGTCTCAAACCGTTAGAGCTTTATaatattgaatttcaaactcACATTCAGAGATATCCGAGATTTGTTGGATACGGAAAAGAAGGATCACCTGAAATCGCATGGCAGAACGATACTCCTAAATCTTCACTCAATGTGAAAAATAGTTTTATGAGTATACCAGCAGATATAGAATCAGAAGTGGCATTACAAACGAGGGGAGGATCTCACATTTTAACTCTGGGGTCCAATGTGAATTATCAATTAGGCACAGGCACAAAAGATGATCGTCAAAATATGTTTCAGCTTGGAATAAATCAGTTGAGCAATCATGAGACAGATAGCGATAAAATTAGCTTCATCAAGATTATAATGACCAGATATCATTCGATAGTCCTAACTTCAACgaataaaatatttactTGTGGTAATGCGTCGAGAGGAAGATTAGGCAACGGAATAACTGACACGCCACAGTTGAACTTCACTGAAACTTTAGACCTGCATGACTCAGGGGTGTCAGACGTAGTTTCTAGCAACCATCACTCGCTTGTTCTAACGAACAATTCGGATATTTATAGCTGGGGCTGGAATGGGTATGGCCAATTAGGCTACCCTACTAACAATAAGATTAATGACGAAAAATTACTTGAAAAGGTTTGTGGCTCTGTACCTAAGAGAAtacctttttttgatgacAAAGATGTATTGACAATTGCATGTTCAAAGGTTCATTCATGTGCCGTTACGAAAACTGGGAGAGTGTATTTATGGGGCTTAAATCTTGGTCAAATGGGTGGGCCTAAACCCACTCACCTGAGCCCTGATACCGAGTATGAAGGTCAAAATGGTTATATTATAAGCTCTCCGGTATGCATAAATCTTTCACATTTATCTATTCAACAGATTGTTTGCACAGATTTTGCTACTTTCATCAGGTCAAGCAATAACACCTTACATGTCTATAGTAATTACATGTTCAGGACGTTCAAAATACCTCTGCCGCGAGctaaaactttcaaagaaatagaTGCATTTGCCCACTTTGCTCCAAGAGAAATCCCGTCTGAAGTAGTAGATATGAAATGTAGCAATTCATTTGGAAACAACATCTGTTTTAAATATACTTGTGGAAGGGTAGGAATGATAACAATGAAGGACGagtcttcaaaaatttggacCAAGTTTCCAAACTCCTTACCAGTCACAATTTGCTGGATACCAAATATCCAATCAAGAAAGTGTTTAGATTTTGCTGTAAGCTGTAAGGGGTGTTTATTGATAACAACCTTGGGCGGCGATGTTTTTACTGTTACGGCTAGCAACTTTACGGCAGAACAAATTTACAGCAACAAGTTAGTATCTGGAAGGCCCATCGGCGTGTCTTGTGATCCATCATTTGGATCATTTGCAATattaaaagatgaaagatttgaGGTGCCCATAATATATCCCAAGGATAACTTGATATATGATTTATCCCAATATTCGCCATTGAGCGGCATTTCGCCGACAGCTTCGGCTACTATGAGAGGTTTCTCCTCCACACTTGAATTTAAATTGGCAAATTATCACTACAATTTTGAGATCAATGAGAAAGTCGATGAGCTTGCTGAATCAAAACGAGATATTTTCAGCTTACTACCCTTTACTTCTCAGCATCTGCCCAAGTTTAGCGGACGCAGAAATAGcgatttgaaatatgatgTAACGATAGTAGATCCGCTAGGAAAACCTATTCTCGAGTGCCATAAGTTAATATTACAAAACAGATGCTCGAAATTGAAGCAATCCCTTATTGGCCACGGTAGATTTATCACCAGAGATGGTtgtcttcaaatttctcttctttcagGAATTAATGACGGTAACTGGATTCTTCAAGCATCAAGCCCCAATATCTCTCCCCTCGATCTTTCCAAAACATTAAAACAGATAGTACACTTCTTATACACTGACGAAAAACCGCATAGTCTTCATATTCCCAAGTTGTTATTTGAGTTGATGGATAGTTCGTATCATTTGACGCAACTCTCACATTCTATGCAAAGATTACTTTACTCTTCCGTCATTCAAGAGGGACTTGAATATTCAGGCGATGTTATTTTGGAGTTAAAGGATGGTTTTGTTTGTGGCCATTCTCTGCTTTTGTCGTCGAGGTgcttattttttcaaaaatgccTGAAAGACCAGTGGCGTCACACAAACAATGAAGGTTTAAATGTGATTAAGTTGGACAATGTTGAAAGTGCTTCCACCTTCAACATCAATTGCATACTGAAGTATATTTACGGTGTTCCttataatgaaattttagacaaaatcaaatttgaCCAAGAAACAGAGTACATTCAATTTTACCTCGAAATGCTTGAGCTGTGTGATCAGTTGGATATTGAATGTTTCAAGAACTATGTGGAGGGTGTTATCGTGAAATATATGAATGGCGAAACGGCGGTACCAATTTTAGTAAATGCAGTGAATTCCAACAGTCGACTGCTAGCAGTGAATTGCTGCTGGTATATTTGTACTCATGTTGGTTTACTCTTCATAAAGGACAATATAGATATAATCGAgcaatattttgatgatacAATTTGGGAATTACTCGAGGgtgttttgaaagaactgAAATATGGCGAAAACAAAGATGCTGGTATCTCCTGGTATGAGGATGCATCCACGAACTGgttaaaatattttcaagcGAACCTTGAAATGTTCAATGAGCGCTTCATGGATCCTAGATTCCTTTTCATCCCAGTTTTTGACTTCAAATCTGACACTACCGAAAATTTGGGCCggagaaataaaaaatcgaaTCGAAGAAGGTCCTCCaattattctttcaataaaattcaacaacatTCAGTGATATGCGGCGATTCAAACAGTGCCAGAAAAGCACCGATCACCAGCAATACTTCCAATAATGCCATACCTATACGAAAAAATTCGTGGAATTTTAGCGAGATAGCCAGCGACAACGAGGCTGTAATCGATACCGAAGAGTTTATTGATGTCGTAAAAAAATCGAAGAGGCGAATGTCTTCTCAAGCTCCACATGTAGTAGAAGCACAGGCGCCAGTGCCCAGCAGCAAAGTCGTTGTTCACAAATCGAAAGAAACAGCAGAAGAGGATTTACCATCGTTGCTGCCCAGTACGAGCAAATCAGTATCTCCTTCTCCTGTGTTTGCCAACGGAAACAGCACTTCTAATGCAAAGATTACTGGAGCCTTTAAAAAGGAATCTCAAAagcaaagaagaaaacagcTTACAGATCAGGAAACAAAGCAGGAGCCTCGTTCCACAAAGAAGACAGTATGGGGCGGTCCATCATCTCCCTCGGTTACGAATTCTGTTGCTTCAAGTGGTAGAAAATCATTGCCGTCATTGTATGATGATGGTTCAACAGGGGAGCTGACGCAGacgaagaaagaaaagaagaaaatggcGTGGAGCAATTCCACAAATACTGAGTTTGTCAGCCATGGGAACCTTTCCGGAATCACACCTTACCTTTATAAAGTTTCAATGGCGCAAAGTGCAACCTCGACTTCAAAACCGGTGCGCAACGCTGCTCTACCTGAAGCCCCACCGAAACCAAAGCTCTCGCTTGAAGAAAGAGTAGCTGCACAAGAGTTTGAGAAATGGTTTGCGGAGGAAAGCGCAAAGGTACAAACTCAGCTGAAGAACGACAAACGCAAGGCTCGTGACGAGATGCAGCTGATGTACAATGCTGCAAATAATCTACCGGATTCCATTATAGGATCCAGTGAGTTTCAAACTAGCTCCAAGAAAGGTAGGAAATTGAATCTcaagtttcaaaataaaaacaagGACAAAAGCCTTATCAGAACACTACAATAA
- the RNT1 gene encoding ribonuclease III — protein sequence MSTQLKKDRKRKRSTTEDQEVSDSSKAKRQDKRVRREGKDEHNFSYQYSQVLQLEHAVSKFLESYKCIVDLSPNLKIYNKFVDNRENIPMQILPSLARHKLKLAAELRTLYELKESPFFKECLEYESKYDERDANAIFTNIKTEDIEKLSSECVDSRVMQDKLKGGVNDNGNDGPDGDDEDDDDAEDSYDPSRESKGGKWPPKLPEIKDPAIRARVFIHKSNINDKVYLSEAEMINAHNERLEFLGDSVLNTIMTMIIYNKFPKFTEGQLSTLRMNLVSNERIKTWSFMYGFDKKLSTNFDVTSDNASFQQGKQKLYADVFEAYIGGLIEDDSRHNMPKVRKWLSKLSKPIIQKLTEKNIGLQATDNLNVNAKRQLYSLIGYAALNLHYVTAKRPTAINPNTVVECRIGDGTVLGSGSGRNTKIAGIRAAQNVLSKKSALEKYAKARAAIPKTESIVRHDDKSIKKNNQQNEPSSGSSPSGNANKRIRLGGDGQFILEDE from the coding sequence atgtcTACTCAGTTAAAAAAGGATAGGAAAAGAAAGCGTTCAACTACTGAAGACCAGGAGGTCTCAGATTCTTCCAAGGCAAAACGTCAAGACAAAAGGGTCAGACGTGAGGGGAAGGATGAACATAACTTTTCCTATCAATACTCGCAAGTCTTACAACTGGAGCATGCtgtttccaaatttctGGAATCTTACAAGTGTATTGTCGATCTTTCCCcaaacttgaaaatataTAACAAATTCGTTGACAACAGAGAGAACATACCAATGCAAATATTACCTTCGTTAGCTCGTCATAAATTAAAGTTGGCTGCAGAATTGAGGACATTATATGAATTGAAGGAATCGCCTTTTTTCAAGGAGTGTTTGGAGTATGAATCAAAGTATGATGAGAGAGATGCAAACGCAATCTTTACCAATATCAAGACTGAAGACATAGAAAAATTGTCTAGTGAGTGTGTTGACTCTAGAGTAATGCAGGACAAGCTGAAGGGAGGTGTTAATGATAACGGAAATGATGGTCCCGATggtgacgatgaagatgacgatgatgcTGAGGATAGTTATGACCCCAGCAGAGAGTCAAAGGGAGGTAAATGGCCACCAAAATTACcagaaatcaaagatcCGGCTATAAGGGCAAGAGTTTTCATACATAAGTCAAATATCAACGATAAAGTATACTTGAGTGAGGCAGAAATGATCAACGCACATAATGAGAGACTGGAATTTTTGGGGGACTCTGTTCTTAATACTATAATGACTATGATCATATACAATAAGTTTCCCAAGTTCACTGAAGGTCAGTTGTCAACTCTAAGGATGAACCTTGTTAGTAACGAGAGGATTAAGACCTGGTCCTTCATGTACGGCTTTGACAAGAAATTGAGTACAAATTTTGATGTAACAAGTGACAATGCGAGCTTTCAGCAAGGTAAGCAGAAATTGTATGCTGATGTATTCGAAGCGTACATTGGGGGCCTCATTGAGGATGACTCAAGGCACAACATGCCTAAAGTAAGAAAATGGTTAAGCAAACTGTCAAAGCCgataattcaaaaattgacggaaaaaaatattggaCTTCAAGCTACAGACAACTTGAATGTTAACGCTAAAAGACAGTTGTATTCTCTCATAGGTTATGCTGCTTTAAACTTGCATTATGTGACTGCGAAAAGGCCAACAGCTATAAATCCAAATACAGTCGTAGAATGCCGAATTGGGGATGGAACTGTGCTGGGTAGTGGGTCTGGCCGAAATACGAAGATTGCAGGTATAAGGGCAGCTCAAAATGTGCTCTCGAAGAAATCAGCACTCGAAAAGTACGCCAAGGCACGGGCCGCCATTCCAAAGACAGAATCCATAGTAAGACATGATGACAAGTCCATTAAGAAGAATAATCAACAAAATGAGCCATCATCTGGATCTTCGCCTAGTGGCAATGCTAATAAAAGAATAAGATTGGGAGGGGATGGGCAGTTTATTCTGGAGGATGAATAA
- the ISW2 gene encoding DNA translocase (similar to Saccharomyces cerevisiae ISW2 (YOR304W); ancestral locus Anc_8.778), translating into MQSSGKQAVLKDAGYWQKRKTRFILDIDPKVAKQKDRSDTYKRFKHLLSLTGLFRHFISMRAKQDKNMQKLLKEIDKDSNKRRNSAADTGSRHSRKTEKEEDAELMADEEQREADSLDDPNFITKTPSYIKNGKLRDYQIQGLNWLISLHENRLSGILADEMGLGKTLQTISFLGHLRYVKNIDGPFLIVVPKSTLDNWRREFLKWTPEVSTVVLHGDKETRNHLLQDVILQAKFDVVITSYEMVIREKSILKKVAWQYIVIDEAHRIKNEQSALSQIIRLFYSKNRLLITGTPLQNNLHELWALLNFLLPDVFGDSEVFDDWFEQNNNEEDQDVVVQQLHTVLNPFLLRRVKSEVEKSLLPKIETNVYVGMTGMQIQWYKSLLEKDIDAVNGAVGKREGKTRLLNIVMQLRKCCNHPYLFEGAEPGPPYTTDEHLVFNAGKMIVLDKLLKRMKEKGSRVLIFSQMSRLLDILEDYCYFRDYEYCRIDGSTSHEERIEAIDDFNKPNSEKFVFLLTTRAGGLGINLVTADTVILYDSDWNPQADLQAMDRAHRIGQKKQVHVFRFVTENAIEEKVIERAAQKLRLDQLVIQQGTGKKTANVGNSKDDLIEMIQYGARDVFSKSSSSVTVEDDIDEILQKGEKKTMELNARYEALGLDDLQKFNGLENHSAYEWNGENFQKKPTDTVKEWINPSRRERRKEQQTYSVDDYYKEIIGGNQKGIQKSSVKSTSQTKTPKPPKFVHGQDYQFFPKELGPLQEKEQMYFKRKVNYKVTIYDVTPRSGSGNDSDEDEDAERKETDEETKEKIKKEQAVIDSAEGFTEVDEETKQKLISQAFSSWTKRDFLSFISACAKYGRTNLAMICKSIETKSPEEVEVYSKVFWQRYQEVSGWEKYIGSIENGERKNEKLRYQETLLKKKIDQFRYPLQEMTLLYPPNNARRTYNTLEDKFILLTLNKYGLFADRLYEKLKQEIFISNLFTFDWFMRTRSVHELSKRSSTLLTLLMRENETPDFNKRKRNRAVAGEQTPGSQADNLTGTPNYDATLPEMHVDKKNKVQMEQKQIV; encoded by the exons ATGCAATCTAGCGGAAAA CAGGCTGTGCTCAAAGATGCTGGTTATTGGCAAAAACGAAAAACTAGATTCATTTTGGATATAGACCCTAAGGTAgcgaaacaaaaagataGGAGTGACACCTATAAGAGGTTCAAGCATCTTTTAAGTCTAACGGGCTTATTCCGCCATTTCATCAGCATGCGAGCCAAACAGGATAAGAACATGcagaaattgttgaaagaaattgataagGATTCCAACAAAAGGAGAAATAGTGCCGCTGATACTGGGTCTCGTCATTCGAGAAAGACTGAAAAGGAGGAAGATGCTGAATTAATGGCTGACGAAGAGCAGAGGGAAGCAGATTCTCTGGATGATCCTAATTTTATCACAAAAACTCCCTCATATATCAAGAATGGTAAACTAAGAGACTACCAAATTCAAGGTTTAAATTGGTTGATTTCGTTACATGAGAATAGACTGTCGGGAATTTTAGCCGACGAAATGGGTTTAGGTAAGACGTTGCAGACAATTTCGTTCTTGGGTCATTTAAGGTACGTAAAAAACATTGATGGACCTTTTCTAATAGTTGTGCCAAAATCGACTTTGGATAACTGGAGACGagaattcttgaaatggACACCTGAAGTCAGTACTGTTGTTTTACATGGTGATAAAGAGACTAGAAACCACTTGTTGCAGGATGTTATACTTCAAGCTAAATTTGACGTTGTGATAACATCCTATGAAATGGTCATCAGAGAGAAGAGTATTTTAAAAAAGGTTGCTTGGCAGTATATAGTTATCGATGAGGCGCATCGAATCAAGAATGAGCAGAGCGCGTTGTCTCAAATAATCAGATTGTTTTACTCCAAGAATCGACTTCTAATCACGGGCACACCACTGCAAAATAACCTTCACGAATTATGGGCCCtattgaactttttgttGCCTGATGTTTTTGGAGATTCAGAAGTGTTCGATGACTGGtttgaacaaaataataacgaagaagatcaagatgTTGTTGTACAGCAGTTGCACACTGTTTTAAACCCATTTTTACTGAGAAGAGTCAAGTCGGAAGTGGAAAAGTCCCTACTACCGAAGATAGAGACAAACGTCTACGTCGGAATGACGGGTATGCAAATTCAGTGGTATAAATCACTCCTGGAGAAGGATATAGATGCTGTCAACGGTGCTGTTGGTAAGCGAGAAGGGAAAACAAGACTGTTGAACATCGTAAtgcaattgagaaaatgcTGTAACCATCCTTATTTATTTGAAGGCGCAGAGCCGGGTCCACCGTACACGACTGATGAACACCTTGTATTCAATGCCGGTAAAATGATTGTCCTTGACAAACTGTTGAAGCGAATGAAGGAGAAAGGTTCCAGAGTACTAATCTTCAGCCAAATGTCCAGACTACTGGATATTTTGGAAGATTATTGCTATTTTAGGGATTATGAGTACTGTAGGATAGACGGTTCGACTTCTCACGAAGAGCGTATTGAAGCAATTGATGACTTTAATAAACCGAATTCAGAGAAGTTTGTGTTCTTATTAACCACACGAGCTGGTGGTTTAGGTATCAATCTTGTTACTGCTGATACGGTAATCTTATATGACTCTGACTGGAATCCTCAAGCTGATTTGCAGGCTATGGATCGGGCTCATAGAATAGGTCAGAAAAAGCAAGTTCATGTTTTCAGGTTTGTTACCGAAAACGCTATTGAGGAGAAGGTTATTGAGCGTGCCGCACAAAAACTTCGTTTGGATCAACTAGTCATACAGCAGGGCACGGGTAAGAAAACTGCAAATGTTGGAAACTCAAAGGATGATTTGATTGAAATGATTCAATATGGGGCTAGAGATGTTTTCAGCAAGAGCTCATCCAGCGTAACTGTTGaggatgatattgatgaaatattaCAAAAAGGTGAGAAAAAAACCATGGAATTAAACGCTAGATATGAGGCATTAGGTTTGGATGATTTACAGAAATTCAATGGTTTAGAGAATCACTCAGCGTACGAATGGAATGGTGAAAACTTTCAGAAAAAGCCTACCGATACAGTGAAAGAGTGGATAAACCCATCTAGAcgagaaagaagaaaggaGCAACAAACCTATTCGGTAGATGACTACTACAAGGAAATAATTGGTGGCAATCAAAAAGgtattcaaaaatcttcCGTGAAATCAACATCTCAAACGAAGACCCCCAAGCCACCTAAATTTGTGCATGGACAAGACTATCAGTTCTTTCCCAAAGAGTTGGGACCtttacaagaaaaagagcaGATGTACTTTAAGAGAAAGGTCAATTACAAAGTAACAATATATGACGTGACGCCAAGATCAGGATCAGGTAATGATAGTGACGAGGACGAGGATGCTGAGCGGAAGGAGACAGATGAGGAAactaaagaaaaaataaaaaaagagcaagcAGTTATTGATTCTGCCGAGGGATTCACTGAGGTAGACGAAGAAACCAAACAAAAGTTAATTTCACAGGCGTTTAGTTCTTGGACTAAGCGTGACTTTTTGTCGTTCATTAGCGCTTGCGCAAAGTATGGAAGGACAAATCTTGCAATGATATGCAAATCCATTGAGACAAAATCACCTGAAGAAGTCGAGGtatattcaaaagtatTTTGGCAACGTTATCAAGAAGTGAGCGGTTGGGAAAAGTATATTGGATCCATTGAAAATGGTgagagaaaaaatgagaagtTGAGGTACCAGGAAActttgctgaaaaaaaaaatagatcAATTTAGGTATCCCCTTCAGGAAATGACACTTCTGTATCCTCCGAATAATGCACGAAGGACGTACAATACTTTAGAGGATAAATTTATATTACTGACATTGAACAAATATGGGTTATTTGCAGATAGACTATACGAAAAGCTGAAGCaggaaattttcatcagtAATTTATTCACTTTCGACTGGTTTATGCGGACAAGGTCAGTGCACGAATTATCCAAGAGATCAAGTACACTTTTGACACTACTAATGAGAGAGAACGAGACGCCTGACTTtaacaagagaaaaagaaacagagCTGTTGCAGGTGAGCAAACACCTGGATCGCAAGCCGATAACCTTACCGGAACACCTAATTACGATGCAACTTTGCCGGAAATGCATGTTGATAAGAAGAATAAGGTTCAGATGGAACAAAAGCAGATTGTgtaa